A DNA window from Anastrepha ludens isolate Willacy chromosome 6, idAnaLude1.1, whole genome shotgun sequence contains the following coding sequences:
- the LOC128867153 gene encoding uncharacterized protein LOC128867153, producing the protein MAELNGAPATLNTMAEEVVVQNDCEYNVTSPAPPADQNLQINLDGDGGSLSAPQELLIHSRKKQLRLQQLEETMRLREEYLREKFRILNAEDADEEIEGSCVIGPTKMCGTNVSGNTAFSPTPVQPVQNNRTNICPAREVPVHTVMQSPRQPSTRTAAERSQALHVDCNGNSPNIFTTFTAPTSTARSPNQVFASQSAETCNLTTSQFAARQCVPKDLPVFSGDPQEWHIFVSAYEQSTQMAGYSHHENLVRLQKCLRGKAREVVRNLLVLPEMVPDIINTLRMYFGRPEQILRVLIDRARQLPSPKGKLDLLIDFAFAIKNIVAIIHASKLSGYLNSPLLLQEFVEKLSQESKLNWAIYSTGMNNPCLEDFSTWLSTLAEAACRVTNPASLSEKLNKREAHLHTHKSDAVLKQYEEAKSMPRCAVCNNPHKVPQCDRFKALTMNERWDFVKRKNLCRQCLGTHSRRCWSNKSCGVDSCTIRHHRLLHSDVNKNSEVSTMLNNHRSISSNNTTYFRILPIVLYGRNKTISTYAFMDDGSTLTLIDQTLADELGEAGVPDPLCIHWTGDINRYEADSQRLDLRISGNIQGAKIYPLRGVYTVSSLNMSSSTLIADQLKTKYAHLKGIPLPNFIDIVPKLIIGVNNPNLIMAQKIREGGWQDPVGAKTRLGWTIFGGGNNQSKGNGLNLHKCDCESDNNLHELVKSFMLNENIGISVPKVNPVSMEDQRAIEILGNCELHEGQYTASLLWSNDNVRLPDSLPTALSRFKCLERKLSSNPELQRNMQEQIDNLVKKNYATKLPNEAINDRGDKIWYLPVFIVRNPHKPNKIRLVWDAAAKSRDVSLNNFLLKGPDMLTPLVNILFNFRMGRIAICGDIEEMFHRIKLRHPDADAQRFLWRTNMNDPINVYRLNVLSFGASCSPCIAHYVRNLNASVHAAQNSQVACAIKNHHYVDDFIDSARTVDEAIKLAKNVRDVHSKCGFNMRNWSSNSPDVLAALNGDGEPQLKSFDCSKDVINFEKILGMYWEPKSDTFSYVLKFVRLKRNVFADRVVPTKREVLQVLMSVFDPLGLVACLTSYLKILIQDIWRSGIDWDQPLNYELSLKWKTWIEYIPVITSVSVPRCYSPLLYEDDCKVQLHTFVDASENAYAAVSYFRIEAGGHVVSRLVAAKAKVAPLRPLSIPRLELQAAVIGARLTNMVEEAHHIKFEKRCIWSDSKTVLKWLHGDPRKFQQFVMFRIAEIQEATAISEWRWIPTKMNVADIATKTRPCIEVAHQWINGPAFLTLPTKEWPEQEDLERELAHKGIAWKFNPPAAPHMGGAWERLIRTTKAVLYKISPSQRFSDESLRSALLEVEMIINSRPLTYLSLDYEDQEPITPNHFLLGSSNGAKPFCKPEEIRLKMNLRQSEMFANLFWRRWVREMIPSLTRRSKWFEKVKPISEGDIVLIVDENAERNTWLKGIVVETTMAKDGQVRRAKVKTRQGVLERPAVKLAVLDIGKDKASSEDSSAYRGDIVADLSNP; encoded by the exons ATGGCGGAATTAAACGGTGCTCCAGCAACGCTAAACACAATGGCTGAAGAAGTTGTAGTGCAAAATGATTGTGAGTATAACGTCACTAGTCCTGCACCGCCTGCAgatcaaaatttacaaataaatctaGATGGCGACGGTGGCAGTCTCAGCGCACCACAAGAATTGCTAATCCATAGCAGAAAAAAACAGCTCCGTTTACAGCAACTAGAAGAGACCATGCGTTTAAGAGAAGAGTACTTACGggaaaaatttcgcattttaaACGCAGAAGATGCAGACGAGGAAATAGAAGGTTCATGTGTTATTGGCCCCACCAAAATGTGTGGAACTAATGTGAGCGGTAACACAGCATTTTCGCCTACTCCAGTGCAGCCTGTACAAAATAACAGAACCAACATATGTCCAGCGCGTGAGGTACCGGTACATACGGTTATGCAGTCACCACGTCAGCCGTCGACGCGGACTGCGGCAGAGCGTAGTCAGGCCTTACATGTAGACTGCAACGGTAATTCGCCAAACATATTTACAACGTTCACAGCACCAACAAGTACAGCACGTTCGCCAAATCAGGTATTCGCAAGTCAATCAGCCGAAACCTGTAATTTGACGACTTCGCAGTTTGCAGCGCGGCAATGCGTGCCAAAAGACTTGCCGGTATTTAGCGGTGACCCCCAAGAGTGGCATATTTTTGTTAGTGCATATGAACAGAGCACACAAATGGCTGGTTACTCTCATCATGAGAATTTAGTTCGCCTTCAAAAGTGTCTACGTGGTAAGGCTAGGGAGGTCGTGCGCAATTTACTGGTATTACCGGAGATGGTACCTGATATTATAAATACGCTCAGAATGTATTTTGGACGTCCTGAGCAAATACTTAGAGTACTTATTGATAGGGCGCGTCAATTACCATCGCCTAAGGGTAAACTTGATCTACTCATCGACTTTGCATTTGCTATCAAGAATATAGTAGCAATAATTCATGCAAGCAAACTAAGCGGTTACCTCAACAGCCCATTACTATTGCAGGAATTCGTTGAGAAGCTCTCTCAGGAGTCAAAACTTAACTGGGCAATTTATTCAACTGGCATGAATAACCCTTGCTTGGAAGATTTTTCTACCTGGTTGTCCACATTGGCTGAAGCAGCTTGCCGTGTTACGAATCCGGCATCACTCTCAGAGAAACTTAACAAGCGTGAAGCTCATTTGCACACGCATAAATCTGATGCCGTTTTAAAACAATACGAAGAAGCAAAATCTATGCCCAGATGCGCAGTATGTAATAACCCGCATAAGGTTCCTCAGTGTGACCGGTTTAAAGCACTCACTATGAATGAGAGATGGGACTTTGTTAAGAGGAAAAATCTATGCCGCCAGTGTTTGGGAACACACTCTCGCCGCTGCTGGAGTAACAAGTCGTGTGGGGTGGATAGCTGCACAATACGTCACCACAGGCTCCTTCATTCTGATGTTAACAAAAATAGTGAAGTTTCAACGATGCTGAATAACCACCGTTCGATTTCCAGCAACAACACCACATATTTTCGAATCTTACCGATagttttgtatggaagaaataaaacaatatccaCATACGCGTTTATGGATGATGGATCTACACTAACACTTATAGATCAAACACTTGCAGATGAATTGGGTGAGGCTGGCGTTCCCGATCCTCTATGCATTCACTGGACTGGAGATATAAACCGATATGAAGCTGATTCGCAACGGCTCGATTTACGAATTTCAGGTAATATTCAAGGTGCGAAAATATATCCACTCCGAGGTGTTTACACGGTTAGTAGCTTAAATATGTCATCATCAACATTGATTGCTGaccaattgaaaacaaaatatgcacATTTAAAAGGCATTCCCTTGCCAAACTTTATTGACATAGTTCCTAAGCTAATTATTGGCGTAAATAACCCCAATTTGATAATGGCACAGAAGATACGTGAAGGTGGATGGCAAGATCCCGTAGGGGCGAAAACCAGATTAGGGTGGACAATTTTTGGTGGCGGTAATAATCAGAGTAAAGGTAACGGATTAAACTTACATAAATGCGACTGCGAGAGCGATAACAACTTGCATGAACTCGTAAAGTCTTTcatgttgaatgaaaatattggaATTTCAGTGCCAAAGGTAAATCCAGTTTCAATGGAAGATCAACGAGCCATAGAAATTTTGGGTAACTGCGAGTTGCATGAGGGTCAGTACACCGCGAGCTTGCTGTGGTCAAATGATAATGTACGATTGCCAGACAGCTTGCCAACAGCTCTTAGTCGCTTTAAGTGTCTGGAACGTAAGTTATCTAGCAATCCTGAACTACAACGCAATATGCAGGAACAAATTGACAActtagttaagaaaaattatgcGACCAAGTTACCGAACGAAGCTATAAATGACCGTGGTGacaaaatttggtatttgcCGGTTTTTATTGTCCGCAATCCGCACAAGCCAAATAAAATTCGACTTGTGTGGGATGCAGCCGCAAAATCTAGAGATGTATCCCTAAACAATTTCTTACTGAAAGGGCCAGATATGTTAACTCCACTAGTAAATATATTATTCAACTTTCGAATGGGTAGAATCGCAATATGCGGTGATATCGAAGAAATGTTCCACCGCATTAAGTTACGACACCCAGACGCAGATGCTCAGCGTTTTCTCTGGCGTACTAACATGAATGATCCGATAAACGTTTACAGGCTCAACGTTTTAAGTTTTGGTGCTTCTTGTTCTCCATGTATAGCGCATTACGTGCGAAATCTAAATGCTTCGGTACACGCTGCTCAAAATTCTCAGGTAGCGTGTGCAATAAAGAATCACCATTACGTCGATGATTTTATTGATTCGGCTCGAACCGTCGACGAAGCTATCAAATTGGCAAAAAATGTTCGAGATGTTCACTCTAAATGTGGTTTCAACATGCGTAATTGGTCAAGCAATTCGCCAGATGTTTTAGCAGCGCTTAATGGAGATGGGGAGCCACAACTTAAATCATTTGACTGCAGTAAGGATgtcataaatttcgaaaaaatacttgGTATGTACTGGGAACCAAAATCCGATACATTCAGCTACGTGCTCAAATTTGTTCGGCTTAAGCGCAATGTATTCGCGGACAGGGTCGTCCCTACAAAGAGAGAAGTATTGCAAGTGCTCATGTCAGTTTTCGATCCGCTGGGACTAGTAGCTTGCTTAACTTCGTATCTAAAGATTCTTATTCAAGATATCTGGCGAAGTGGAATAGACTGGGATCAACCGTTAAATTATGAACtttcattgaaatggaaaacttgGATTGAATACATTCCCGTTATTACTAGCGTGTCGGTACCGCGTTGCTACTCTCCACTCCTTTACGAGGATGACTGTAAAGTACAACTGCATACGTTCGTAGACGCAAGTGAAAATGCATACGCAGCCGTATCATATTTTCGTATTGAAGCTGGAGGTCACGTCGTCAGTAGGTTGGTGGCAGCTAAAGCAAAGGTCGCACCGTTGCGCCCGCTCTCAATACCACGACTGGAACTACAGGCTGCGGTAATTGGTGCACGTTTAACAAACATGGTTGAGGAAGCACATcatataaaatttgagaaacGTTGCATCTGGAGCGACTCAAAAACCGTTCTAAAGTGGCTTCATGGTGATCcgcgtaaatttcaacaatttgtaatGTTTCGTATCGCTGAAATCCAAGAAGCAACTGCTATCAGTGAATGGCGTTGGATACCAACAAAAATGAATGTCGCTGATATTGCTACGAAAACGAGGCCTTGCATTGAGGTAGCTCATCAGTGGATAAATGGTCCCGCTTTCCTTACTTTACCTACTAAAGAGTGGCCGGAACAAGAAGATCTGG AACGTGAACTTGCTCACAAAGGTATCGCCTGGAAGTTTAATCCACCAGCTGCACCTCACATGGGTGGAGCATGGGAACGCctaataagaacaacaaaggcAGTGCTGTATAAGATTTCGCCGTCGCAGAGATTCTCTGATGAAAGTTTACGTTCGGCTTTGCTGGAGGTGGAGATGATCATTAATTCTCGACCGCTGACATATCTATCGCTCGACTATGAAGACCAGGAACCGATTACcccaaaccattttttattgggTAGTTCAAATGGAGCCAAGCCGTTTTGTAAACCTGAAGAAATTagattaaaaatgaatttacgtCAAAGCGAGATGTTTGCGAATTTATTCTGGCGTCGATGGGTACGTGAAATGATTCCATCACTTACACGTCGCagtaaatggtttgaaaaagtgAAACCCATAAGCGAGGGTGACATCGTATTGATTGTCGATGAAAACGCAGAAAGGAACACTTGGCTAAAAGGTATAGTCGTCGAAACAACGATGGCAAAAGATGGACAAGTAAGGCGTGCTAAAGTAAAAACGAGGCAAGGTGTTTTAGAACGACCAGCAGTAAAGCTTGCAGTGCTCGACATCGGCAAAGACAAGGCAAGCTCCGAAGATTCGTCCGCTTACCGGGGGGACATTGTTGCCGACTTAAGCAACCcgtaa